One window of Macrococcus sp. 19Msa1099 genomic DNA carries:
- the pepF gene encoding oligoendopeptidase F encodes MGLPSRSEVNVSETWDLSPLFKDDASFYQALEQAVENAREFNKKYKGNLNNADIIHEALDTYAELNIALDTLGNYANLQFSTDQTNPDAGKLYSKFSSSYGKIASELTFLNSELIAKEESELITLKDTLPYSRFFEKLIKAKPYELHPEVEKALASFSPVFNAPYNLYDTTKMQDIDFGTFEAHGKTIPMSYVSFEGELEVDNDTEVRRNAFKAFSDTLRRYEHTTAKTYDTQVQQEKIESELRGYDSVIDFLLHDQEVSRDLYNRQIDLITKELAPHMRRYAKLIQKANKLETMKFEDLKISLDESSEPDITVEESHDYIKKALSVMGEEYMQLVNDSYDKRYIDFVQNKGKSTGAFCASPYATNPFILISWTSKMTEVFVLAHELGHAGHFNYANNNQNIFDANCSLYFVEAPSTMNEMLMANYLLKESDDPKFKRWVIASIISRTYYHNFVTHLLEAAYQREVYNCVDAGESLTAPLLNEIKRNVISDFWGDAVEITEGAELTWMRQPHYYMGLYPYTYSAGLTIATLMSKRILEEGQPAVEAWTEVLKAGGSKAPVELAKMVNIDLTTDAPLKETIAYIGSLVDELEKLTEEIEN; translated from the coding sequence ATGGGATTACCATCAAGAAGCGAAGTTAATGTGTCAGAAACATGGGACTTATCTCCCCTATTTAAAGATGATGCTTCGTTTTATCAAGCGTTAGAACAAGCAGTAGAAAATGCACGTGAATTCAACAAGAAATATAAAGGTAATTTAAACAACGCAGACATAATCCATGAAGCGTTAGATACATATGCAGAGCTTAATATCGCATTAGATACTTTAGGAAATTATGCAAACTTGCAGTTCAGTACAGATCAGACAAATCCTGATGCCGGAAAACTATATAGCAAATTTTCTTCAAGTTACGGTAAGATTGCAAGCGAGCTTACATTTTTAAATTCGGAACTTATAGCAAAAGAAGAATCAGAGCTTATAACTTTGAAAGATACCCTGCCATATAGTCGTTTCTTTGAAAAATTAATTAAAGCGAAACCATATGAATTACATCCAGAGGTTGAAAAGGCTTTAGCATCGTTCTCTCCAGTGTTTAATGCTCCTTATAATTTATATGATACGACTAAAATGCAGGATATCGATTTCGGTACATTTGAAGCACACGGTAAGACGATACCGATGAGTTATGTTTCGTTCGAAGGTGAACTAGAAGTTGATAATGATACAGAAGTTAGACGCAACGCCTTTAAAGCTTTCTCTGATACTTTGAGAAGGTACGAACACACTACAGCAAAGACTTATGATACACAAGTGCAGCAGGAAAAGATTGAATCTGAATTAAGAGGATATGATTCAGTCATTGACTTCCTGTTACATGATCAGGAAGTGTCACGTGATCTATACAATCGCCAAATTGATTTAATAACGAAAGAACTTGCTCCACATATGCGTCGTTATGCAAAACTGATACAAAAAGCAAATAAACTTGAAACAATGAAATTTGAAGACTTAAAAATTTCATTGGATGAGTCATCTGAACCAGATATTACAGTAGAAGAATCACATGATTACATTAAGAAAGCACTTTCTGTAATGGGCGAAGAATATATGCAGCTCGTGAACGATTCTTATGACAAACGCTATATTGATTTTGTACAGAATAAAGGGAAATCTACTGGTGCTTTTTGTGCAAGTCCATATGCTACGAATCCGTTTATCTTAATTTCATGGACGTCTAAAATGACTGAAGTATTTGTGTTAGCACATGAATTAGGACATGCTGGTCATTTTAACTATGCGAATAATAACCAGAATATATTTGATGCTAACTGCTCGCTGTATTTTGTAGAAGCACCAAGTACGATGAATGAAATGCTTATGGCAAATTACTTATTAAAAGAATCGGATGATCCTAAGTTTAAACGCTGGGTGATTGCATCGATTATCTCTAGAACGTACTATCACAATTTTGTGACACACTTGTTAGAAGCGGCATATCAACGTGAAGTCTATAATTGCGTAGATGCAGGTGAATCGCTTACTGCCCCACTTCTTAATGAAATAAAGCGTAACGTCATTTCAGATTTCTGGGGAGATGCTGTGGAAATTACTGAAGGTGCGGAACTGACATGGATGCGTCAACCTCACTATTATATGGGGTTATATCCGTATACGTATTCTGCAGGACTAACGATTGCGACACTTATGTCTAAACGAATATTAGAAGAAGGACAACCTGCTGTAGAAGCTTGGACTGAAGTATTAAAGGCTGGTGGCTCTAAAGCTCCTGTAGAACTTGCCAAAATGGTCAATATTGATTTAACTACGGATGCCCCACTTAAAGAAACGATTGCTTATATCGGAAGTCTCGTTGATGAACTTGAAAAGCTAACAGAAGAAATTGAGAATTAA
- a CDS encoding aspartate kinase, whose amino-acid sequence MHNQITQSNIRILKFGGTSVSDFDKISTVANYLKERTENNEKLVVVVSAMGKTTDDLMRNVSSISSTPKESALAMLLTTGEQQTISYLSIILHDLHVASIAMTGSQAGIRTKGHYLKSKITEINDQKLIENFKSHDVIIIAGFQGINEQDEITTLGRGGSDTTAVALAAALSAPCEIYTDVTGVFGTDPRIYPETRHIDELSFEEMMELSSLGSGVLETRSVEIARNYNIPIYLGKTLSNERGTWIMPKDQILEKKAVTGVALDNDMEYVTLSYPMNDTKLLNQLFDELEQEEVNIDMISQIVNLDGLQISFTMKDTDKLQIERIFNRLSTNYPAISHQSRSTYAKLSVIGSGMRDMSGVASKVFKSLIHNEIPFYQVTTSEISISYVIDKENGEHAVQSLCKVFNI is encoded by the coding sequence TTGCATAATCAAATAACTCAATCAAACATTCGTATATTAAAGTTTGGAGGTACATCAGTTAGTGATTTCGATAAGATTAGCACAGTCGCTAATTACTTAAAGGAACGCACAGAAAATAATGAAAAACTAGTTGTCGTCGTTTCTGCAATGGGAAAAACTACAGATGACCTTATGAGAAATGTCAGTTCAATCTCTAGTACACCGAAAGAAAGTGCATTAGCGATGCTGCTTACTACTGGAGAACAGCAGACCATCTCTTACTTATCGATTATATTGCATGATCTACACGTTGCATCTATTGCGATGACCGGTAGTCAGGCGGGCATTCGCACGAAAGGACATTATCTTAAAAGTAAGATTACTGAAATTAATGATCAGAAGCTCATTGAAAATTTCAAATCACATGATGTTATCATTATCGCAGGGTTTCAAGGTATAAATGAACAGGATGAAATTACTACGCTCGGCCGTGGTGGTAGTGATACTACGGCGGTAGCACTAGCAGCAGCGTTAAGTGCTCCTTGTGAAATTTATACAGACGTTACAGGTGTCTTTGGAACAGACCCACGTATCTATCCTGAGACAAGACATATAGATGAATTAAGCTTTGAAGAGATGATGGAACTCTCCTCTCTCGGATCTGGAGTACTTGAGACAAGAAGTGTTGAAATTGCTAGAAACTATAATATTCCGATTTATCTCGGAAAAACTTTATCGAATGAGAGAGGAACCTGGATTATGCCAAAAGACCAAATACTCGAGAAAAAAGCAGTGACTGGTGTCGCCTTAGATAACGATATGGAGTATGTGACACTAAGCTACCCGATGAATGATACGAAATTATTAAATCAATTATTTGATGAATTAGAACAAGAAGAAGTCAATATCGATATGATATCTCAAATCGTAAACTTAGATGGCCTTCAAATTTCATTCACAATGAAAGACACAGATAAGTTACAGATTGAACGTATTTTTAATAGATTAAGTACAAACTACCCGGCTATCAGCCATCAGTCGCGTTCAACGTATGCAAAGCTTTCTGTTATCGGTTCAGGTATGAGAGATATGAGCGGCGTTGCATCAAAGGTATTTAAATCATTGATTCATAATGAAATCCCCTTCTATCAGGTAACAACAAGTGAAATATCAATTTCATATGTTATAGATAAAGAAAACGGTGAACATGCAGTACAGTCATTATGTAAAGTATTTAATATATAA
- a CDS encoding aspartate-semialdehyde dehydrogenase, with amino-acid sequence MYKIAVVGATGLVGQKMLEVLERKQIPFNELVLYSSPRSAGKSMEYQGKTYTVRALTEEEADQKFDFVLMSAGGATSERFSPIFESAGSIVIDNSSAFRMHEDIDLIVPEVNSPKLKRKIIANPNCSTIQSVVPLKPLQDKYGIRRVAYTTYQAVSGSGVAGINDLKNGAQGIAPTNYPHPIYNNALPHIDVFLDSGYTKEEQKMIDETKKILGLQDVKVTATCVRIPVQDSHSVAINVTLDKVATVEEIKQLFENDDSVVLIDNPQDNEYPMAITATGTDHVYVGRIRRDDSLENSFHIWCTADNLLKGAALNAVQILGQIHTHQLNR; translated from the coding sequence ATGTATAAAATTGCAGTTGTAGGTGCTACAGGTTTAGTCGGACAAAAAATGCTTGAAGTTTTAGAAAGAAAGCAGATTCCATTTAATGAACTCGTATTATATTCCTCACCGCGTTCAGCCGGTAAATCTATGGAATATCAAGGCAAGACTTATACAGTAAGAGCTTTGACTGAAGAAGAAGCAGACCAGAAATTTGATTTTGTGCTTATGAGTGCAGGCGGTGCTACAAGTGAACGTTTTTCACCTATCTTTGAATCAGCAGGCAGCATCGTAATAGATAATTCAAGTGCTTTTAGAATGCATGAGGATATCGACCTCATTGTTCCTGAAGTCAATTCACCTAAACTTAAACGTAAAATTATCGCTAATCCGAACTGTTCTACGATTCAGTCTGTCGTACCTCTTAAACCACTGCAAGATAAATATGGTATTAGACGCGTCGCCTACACAACTTATCAAGCAGTGTCAGGAAGCGGTGTCGCAGGCATCAATGATCTTAAAAATGGCGCACAAGGGATTGCACCGACAAACTATCCCCACCCTATCTATAACAATGCTTTACCTCATATCGATGTATTCTTAGACAGTGGATACACAAAAGAAGAACAGAAGATGATTGATGAGACGAAGAAGATTCTTGGATTACAAGATGTAAAGGTGACAGCAACTTGTGTCAGAATTCCAGTCCAGGATAGCCATTCAGTTGCAATCAATGTCACACTTGATAAAGTAGCTACAGTTGAAGAGATAAAACAGCTCTTCGAAAATGACGATTCAGTCGTGCTTATAGATAATCCACAGGACAATGAATACCCGATGGCGATTACAGCGACAGGAACTGATCATGTTTATGTAGGACGAATCAGAAGAGATGACTCATTAGAGAATTCCTTCCATATCTGGTGTACTGCCGATAACCTTCTAAAAGGCGCAGCACTGAATGCGGTTCAAATTCTAGGACAGATTCATACGCATCAATTAAATCGATAA
- the dapA gene encoding 4-hydroxy-tetrahydrodipicolinate synthase has translation MNVHFKGTGVAVTTPFNGQTIDYRLFEEHLNFLINNNVEALIINGTTGEGSTLTEDEKLKTIEIAVRVAHGRVPVIAGTGTNNTQASIDHSLKVKTLGVDGIMLITPYYNKTSQRGLIAHFTAIADAVELPVLLYNVPSRTNMTIEPETVATLAAHPYIYGIKDATGDMNYMKALKSAVSDDFALYSGNDDSVLPFYEAGGDGVISVIANVIPAEFSDVYRIYQVDRNQAEHQFNNVLPLIDALSVDVNPIPIKALVTYIGYANGELRLPLVPMLEQDTKQLIEVYNRIAKGSDLS, from the coding sequence ATGAACGTACACTTTAAAGGAACAGGTGTTGCAGTAACTACTCCATTTAATGGACAAACGATAGATTACAGATTATTCGAAGAACATTTAAATTTTCTTATCAATAATAATGTTGAAGCATTAATAATTAATGGGACAACGGGTGAAGGTTCTACATTAACAGAAGATGAAAAACTTAAAACTATTGAAATAGCAGTACGCGTTGCACATGGCAGAGTTCCTGTAATTGCTGGTACCGGTACAAATAATACGCAGGCATCAATAGATCATTCATTAAAGGTCAAAACTTTAGGAGTTGATGGTATCATGCTGATTACGCCTTACTATAATAAAACAAGTCAGCGTGGCCTCATTGCCCATTTCACCGCAATTGCAGATGCTGTAGAATTGCCAGTATTACTCTATAATGTACCCTCCAGAACCAATATGACGATAGAACCAGAAACTGTCGCAACCTTAGCGGCACACCCTTATATATACGGTATAAAAGACGCAACAGGTGATATGAACTATATGAAAGCATTAAAATCTGCGGTCTCTGATGACTTCGCATTGTATAGTGGTAATGATGATAGTGTCCTGCCATTTTATGAAGCGGGTGGCGACGGCGTAATTTCAGTTATTGCAAATGTGATACCAGCAGAGTTCAGTGATGTTTACCGAATATATCAGGTTGATCGCAATCAAGCTGAGCATCAGTTCAATAATGTGCTGCCCCTCATAGATGCATTATCTGTAGACGTCAATCCTATACCGATCAAAGCACTGGTCACTTATATCGGTTATGCGAATGGTGAATTACGATTGCCTTTAGTTCCGATGTTAGAACAAGATACAAAACAGCTGATTGAAGTATATAATCGTATTGCTAAAGGAAGTGATCTTTCATGA
- a CDS encoding SDR family oxidoreductase has protein sequence MSKQKVVVITGDQSGIGKCIKESFEKIGAIVCGIDIQEGSFYHGDIADEKVLEAFVSKVITHYQKVDIIINNALPAMKGIDDCTYEEFQHALSVGVTAPFYLVKLLKPHLSEGASIVNISSTRAAMSQAQTESYSAAKGGIHALTHALAVSLSGIARVNAISPGWIDTTNTIYKGANAYQHPAGRVGKPEDIAEMAKFLCSEEAAFITGENITIDGGMSKLMIYHNDQGWSLQ, from the coding sequence ATGTCTAAACAAAAAGTAGTTGTCATTACTGGTGATCAGAGTGGTATCGGTAAATGTATTAAAGAAAGTTTTGAAAAAATTGGCGCAATTGTATGTGGTATCGATATACAGGAAGGAAGTTTTTATCACGGTGATATCGCTGATGAGAAGGTACTGGAAGCATTTGTGTCGAAAGTAATAACACACTACCAAAAAGTAGATATTATTATTAATAACGCATTACCAGCTATGAAAGGTATTGATGATTGTACATATGAAGAATTTCAACATGCGCTTTCAGTCGGTGTAACTGCCCCATTCTATCTTGTGAAGTTATTGAAACCTCATCTAAGTGAAGGTGCGTCAATTGTAAATATCAGCTCTACTCGTGCAGCGATGAGTCAAGCTCAGACTGAAAGTTACAGCGCAGCAAAAGGCGGTATTCATGCGCTTACCCATGCACTGGCAGTGAGTTTAAGCGGCATTGCGCGTGTAAATGCTATCAGTCCGGGGTGGATTGACACTACAAATACAATCTATAAAGGTGCAAATGCGTACCAGCACCCTGCAGGTCGTGTTGGTAAACCTGAAGATATTGCGGAAATGGCCAAATTTCTATGTTCAGAAGAAGCAGCATTTATAACAGGCGAAAACATTACGATTGACGGTGGTATGAGTAAATTAATGATTTATCACAATGACCAGGGATGGTCATTACAATAA
- a CDS encoding aminoacyltransferase: MKFTELTVEEYDQYMWKTEAMSHYFQMKENIENREQKGYPVVLLGVKEGERVIAASLFSKIPMLGGYQYYSNRGPVMDFHDSKLVDFFFRGLDHYLRRHQAVFVKIDPYWIYKRYDKDVNEKDDAANDEIIHQLKQLGYQHKGFKRGYSPDEQVRWMSVMYLHGETPQSLMKQFDSQRKRNIKKAQKYGVKVRMLHKDELNLFLDLYRETEERTGFISRPDDYMQGFNDTYGENILLPLAYIDLDEYMQQLSEELTQAETSRDQMMANENKSEKQLTKIAQKDRDIDHIKQELLEISELRKTDGQILDLAAGMFFQNHYEVNYYSGGSSTKYNKFMGPYAMHWYMINYCLDHGYDRYNFYGVSGDFTEDSEDYGVYRFKRGFNAQIEELVGDFIKPINKTRYNAYQLLTNARTKAAQIKQRIKK; the protein is encoded by the coding sequence ATGAAGTTTACAGAATTAACCGTTGAGGAATATGACCAATATATGTGGAAAACTGAGGCGATGAGTCATTATTTTCAAATGAAGGAGAATATAGAAAATCGTGAACAAAAAGGTTATCCCGTTGTATTGCTTGGTGTAAAAGAAGGAGAACGCGTCATCGCTGCAAGTCTCTTCTCGAAGATTCCGATGCTTGGAGGTTATCAGTACTATTCTAATAGGGGACCTGTGATGGACTTCCATGATTCGAAACTGGTTGACTTCTTCTTCAGAGGTCTTGACCATTACTTGAGACGTCATCAGGCAGTATTCGTAAAGATTGATCCTTATTGGATATACAAACGTTATGACAAGGATGTCAATGAAAAGGATGATGCTGCGAACGATGAGATTATTCATCAGCTCAAACAGCTTGGCTATCAGCATAAAGGATTCAAAAGAGGATACTCACCAGATGAACAAGTACGCTGGATGAGCGTCATGTATTTGCATGGAGAGACCCCGCAATCTCTGATGAAACAATTTGATTCCCAAAGAAAGCGCAATATCAAGAAAGCACAAAAATATGGTGTAAAAGTACGAATGCTGCATAAGGATGAACTGAATCTATTTCTTGATCTCTATCGAGAAACTGAAGAGAGAACCGGATTTATATCAAGACCGGATGACTATATGCAAGGATTCAATGATACATATGGAGAAAATATACTACTACCATTAGCGTATATAGACTTAGATGAATATATGCAGCAACTTTCCGAAGAACTTACACAAGCAGAAACTTCACGAGATCAGATGATGGCAAATGAAAATAAGAGCGAAAAGCAACTGACGAAAATTGCGCAGAAAGATCGTGATATCGATCACATAAAACAAGAGCTGCTTGAAATAAGCGAATTGCGAAAAACAGATGGGCAAATACTAGATCTGGCAGCGGGCATGTTCTTCCAGAATCATTATGAAGTGAATTATTACTCAGGGGGTTCAAGCACAAAATATAACAAGTTCATGGGTCCATATGCAATGCATTGGTATATGATCAATTATTGTCTGGACCATGGCTATGACCGTTATAATTTTTATGGTGTGTCCGGAGATTTCACTGAAGACAGCGAAGATTATGGTGTATATCGTTTTAAACGTGGGTTTAACGCACAGATTGAGGAGCTCGTCGGTGACTTTATAAAACCAATCAATAAAACTAGATACAATGCATATCAGCTATTAACAAATGCGCGTACTAAAGCTGCACAAATAAAACAACGTATAAAAAAGTAA
- a CDS encoding aminoacyltransferase, with translation MKFTTLTREAFSAFTDQHPSHFTQMAVNYDLKISEGIETHLLGVKDENNEIIAAGLFTSVPIMKIFKYFYSNRGPVMDYHNRELVTFFFNELKKYMKQHKALNLRIDPYVPYQLRNHDGDIIETYKTDDIFEILKSLGFKHDGFTTGFHPIHQIRWHSVLDLKGKTKEQLIKDMDSLRKRNTKKVIKNGIKVRYLEKDELHIFRSFMQDTSDKKDFEDRGDEYYISRLEKFGDRVKMPLAYIDFNTYIPELEAELTEIERAIDKAKADIESKPENKKAQNKLADNERQKQALLEKLKEAQQLKENHGDTLPIAAAFYFINPHEVVYYAGGSSNEFRHFSGSYAIQWHMINYAIDHGIDKYNFYGISGIFNEDAPDAGVIKFKKGYNADVVEYIGDFELPVNKGVYNIYKRIKK, from the coding sequence ATGAAATTTACAACACTTACACGTGAAGCATTCAGTGCTTTCACAGACCAGCATCCAAGTCATTTTACACAGATGGCTGTAAACTATGATCTGAAGATCTCAGAAGGTATAGAGACACATCTGCTCGGTGTGAAAGATGAGAATAATGAAATCATAGCAGCAGGTCTATTTACATCAGTTCCTATAATGAAAATCTTCAAATATTTCTATTCAAACCGTGGTCCTGTCATGGATTATCACAATAGAGAACTCGTCACGTTCTTCTTTAATGAACTTAAGAAGTATATGAAACAGCATAAAGCGTTAAATTTAAGAATAGACCCTTACGTACCATACCAGTTACGTAATCACGATGGGGACATCATCGAAACATATAAGACAGATGATATTTTTGAAATATTGAAATCCCTTGGTTTCAAGCATGATGGGTTTACAACTGGATTTCACCCGATACACCAAATCAGATGGCATTCAGTCCTGGACCTAAAAGGTAAAACTAAGGAACAGCTCATAAAGGATATGGATAGTCTTAGGAAGCGTAATACTAAGAAGGTCATTAAAAATGGTATTAAAGTAAGATATCTGGAAAAAGACGAGCTCCATATTTTCCGTTCATTTATGCAGGATACAAGTGATAAGAAGGATTTCGAAGATCGTGGAGATGAATATTATATCTCAAGATTAGAAAAATTTGGAGATCGTGTGAAGATGCCGCTTGCCTATATTGACTTTAATACTTATATTCCCGAGCTAGAAGCAGAGCTTACAGAAATAGAACGTGCAATAGACAAAGCCAAAGCTGATATCGAGAGTAAACCAGAAAATAAAAAGGCACAAAATAAGTTAGCGGATAACGAAAGACAAAAACAAGCACTTTTAGAGAAACTGAAAGAAGCACAGCAACTGAAAGAAAATCATGGTGACACATTACCGATTGCTGCTGCGTTTTACTTTATAAATCCACATGAAGTAGTTTATTATGCCGGAGGGTCTTCGAATGAATTCAGACATTTCTCTGGAAGTTATGCAATTCAGTGGCACATGATCAACTATGCTATAGATCATGGCATCGACAAATATAATTTCTATGGCATTAGCGGTATCTTCAATGAGGATGCACCTGACGCGGGTGTTATTAAATTTAAAAAAGGTTATAATGCCGATGTCGTTGAGTATATCGGTGATTTTGAACTCCCTGTCAATAAAGGTGTTTATAATATATACAAACGAATCAAGAAATAA
- a CDS encoding S1-like domain-containing RNA-binding protein codes for MEQKQLSGSIDFLRVDRLEGSTYYLLGPNSEEVKLNASEVLEGDELEIGEDYSFFVYPGRTGDLFATQNIPDISTDRYDWVKVIKKDRDGVTVDIGIPREIIIPWEDLPKLKEVWPEAGDEVFACLRVDRNDQLYGRLASETIVDTMYTAAPETLLHTTITAHPYRLLRVGTFLLSKEGYKIFVHESERRSEPRLGEAVEVRIIGHKEDGILNGSFLPLAHERMDDDSEMILTMLNEYGGELPFSDKSDPEAIKEVFNMSKGSFKRAIGRLYKNKRITIEPDKIKLNQ; via the coding sequence ATGGAACAAAAACAATTATCAGGAAGTATCGACTTCCTTCGTGTAGACCGTTTAGAAGGATCTACTTATTATTTATTAGGACCAAACAGCGAAGAAGTAAAGCTCAATGCATCTGAAGTATTAGAGGGTGATGAGCTAGAAATCGGCGAAGATTATTCATTTTTCGTTTACCCAGGTCGTACTGGTGATCTATTTGCAACACAAAATATACCTGATATCTCAACAGATCGTTATGATTGGGTAAAGGTTATCAAAAAAGACCGCGATGGTGTAACCGTAGATATCGGTATACCGCGTGAGATCATCATCCCTTGGGAAGATCTTCCCAAATTAAAAGAAGTGTGGCCTGAGGCAGGAGATGAAGTATTTGCATGTTTACGCGTTGACCGAAATGATCAGTTATATGGTCGTCTTGCAAGTGAAACGATTGTAGATACGATGTATACAGCGGCGCCTGAAACATTACTTCATACAACGATTACAGCACATCCTTATCGACTCTTACGTGTCGGCACATTTTTACTATCAAAAGAAGGGTATAAAATCTTCGTACATGAATCAGAACGACGTAGTGAACCACGTCTTGGTGAAGCTGTAGAAGTACGTATCATTGGTCATAAAGAAGATGGGATATTAAATGGCTCATTTTTACCACTTGCGCATGAACGTATGGATGATGATTCTGAAATGATCTTAACGATGCTGAATGAGTATGGCGGGGAGCTTCCGTTTTCTGATAAATCAGATCCTGAAGCGATTAAAGAAGTATTTAATATGAGCAAAGGTAGCTTTAAACGCGCAATCGGCAGATTATACAAGAATAAGCGCATTACTATTGAACCCGATAAAATTAAATTAAATCAATAA
- a CDS encoding ATP-binding cassette domain-containing protein, producing the protein MLQVSNVSLRFGDRKLFEDVNIKFTPGNCYGLIGANGAGKSTFLKILSGEIDSQTGHVSLGKDERLSVLKQDHFAYEEERVLDVVLRGNERLWTVMKEKDEIYMKPDFSDEDGMRAAELEGEFGEMGGWTAESDAQVLLSGLGIKDDLHEKKMSELENNQKIKVLLAQALFGEPDVLLLDEPTNGLDIPAISWLEEFLINFENTVIVVSHDRHFLNNVCTHIADLDYGKIKIYVGNYDFWYQSSELAQQMLQDSNKKKEEKIKELQDFVARFSANASKSKQATSRKKMLEKIELDDIQPSSRKYPFVNFKPEREIGNELLQVQGLSKSIDGVKVLDNISFTMNPNDKAVLVGDSEIAKTTLLKILAGEMDPDEGTYKWGVTTSQTYLPKDNSEYFDGKNIDLVEWLRQYAPPEEQTETFLRGFLGRMLFSGEEVRKKATVLSGGEKVRCMLSKMMLSSANVLLLDEPTNHLDLESITAVNDGLKAFKGSIIFTSHDFEFINTIANRVIDLNVTGGLSKEITYEEYLKEQGVLK; encoded by the coding sequence ATGTTACAAGTATCTAATGTAAGTTTACGTTTCGGCGATAGAAAGTTATTCGAGGATGTAAACATTAAATTTACTCCAGGCAACTGTTATGGTTTAATCGGTGCAAATGGTGCCGGAAAATCAACTTTTTTAAAAATCCTATCTGGTGAAATTGATTCACAGACAGGCCACGTTTCATTAGGAAAAGATGAGCGTTTATCTGTTTTAAAACAGGATCACTTTGCTTATGAAGAGGAACGCGTATTAGACGTCGTACTTCGTGGGAACGAAAGATTATGGACTGTAATGAAGGAAAAAGATGAAATCTACATGAAACCTGACTTTTCGGATGAAGATGGTATGCGCGCAGCTGAACTTGAAGGCGAATTTGGTGAAATGGGAGGCTGGACTGCAGAAAGTGATGCACAAGTATTACTCTCTGGACTCGGTATTAAAGACGATCTGCACGAAAAGAAAATGTCAGAGCTTGAAAACAATCAGAAGATCAAAGTGCTCTTAGCACAGGCACTATTTGGTGAACCTGATGTATTATTACTGGATGAGCCGACGAACGGGCTTGATATCCCTGCCATCAGCTGGTTAGAAGAATTTTTAATCAACTTTGAGAACACTGTGATCGTAGTATCCCATGACCGTCACTTCTTGAACAACGTATGTACGCATATTGCTGATCTTGACTACGGTAAGATTAAGATCTATGTTGGTAACTATGACTTCTGGTATCAGTCGAGTGAACTTGCACAGCAAATGTTACAGGATTCAAACAAGAAGAAAGAAGAAAAAATTAAAGAACTTCAAGATTTCGTTGCACGTTTCTCAGCAAACGCATCAAAATCTAAGCAAGCAACGAGCCGTAAGAAGATGCTTGAAAAAATTGAACTTGACGACATCCAGCCATCAAGTCGTAAGTACCCATTCGTTAACTTTAAACCTGAACGCGAAATCGGTAATGAGCTGCTTCAAGTGCAAGGATTATCAAAATCAATTGATGGCGTTAAGGTCTTAGATAACATTTCATTCACAATGAATCCAAACGATAAAGCTGTGCTTGTCGGTGATTCAGAGATTGCTAAGACAACATTACTAAAAATCTTGGCCGGAGAAATGGATCCTGATGAAGGTACTTATAAATGGGGTGTCACTACAAGTCAGACGTATTTACCAAAAGATAACTCTGAATACTTTGATGGCAAAAACATTGACCTTGTAGAATGGTTACGTCAGTATGCTCCACCAGAAGAACAAACTGAAACATTCTTACGTGGTTTCCTAGGACGTATGCTTTTCTCAGGTGAAGAAGTTCGCAAGAAAGCAACCGTATTATCAGGGGGAGAGAAAGTACGTTGTATGTTAAGTAAGATGATGTTGTCTAGTGCAAACGTATTATTATTAGATGAACCAACAAACCACCTCGACTTAGAAAGTATCACTGCAGTAAATGATGGCCTTAAAGCATTTAAAGGCTCAATCATCTTTACTTCACATGACTTTGAATTCATCAATACTATCGCTAACCGTGTCATCGACTTAAATGTAACTGGTGGTCTATCAAAAGAGATCACTTATGAAGAATACTTAAAGGAACAAGGCGTATTAAAATAA